The following proteins come from a genomic window of Brevibacillus antibioticus:
- the pheS gene encoding phenylalanine--tRNA ligase subunit alpha, which produces MQTRLQEMKESALGQISQVTEAAQLQDLRVKYLGKKGELTELLRGMGGLSPEERPVVGQLVNEVREALEAAFFGKQKAFEEAALFAKLSSQTIDVTLPGRPVPAGTMHPLSRIIEEIEDIFIGLGFEVAEGPEVEMDHFNFEMLNLPKDHPARDMQDTFYVTEELLLRTQTSPVQARTMLKKEGKTPLKMICPGKVYRRDDDDATHSHQFTQIEGLVIDKKIGMSDLKGTLLTFARQMFGENQQIRLRPSFFPFTEPSVEVDLQCFNCGGHGCRVCKQTGWIEILGAGMVHPRVLEMAGYNPEEVSGFAFGMGVERIAMLKYAVEDIRHFYTNDVRFLRQFNRG; this is translated from the coding sequence GTGCAAACTCGGTTGCAAGAAATGAAAGAGTCCGCATTGGGCCAAATCAGCCAAGTGACGGAAGCCGCACAACTTCAGGATTTGCGCGTCAAATACCTGGGGAAAAAGGGCGAGTTGACAGAACTGCTGCGCGGAATGGGCGGCCTGTCCCCAGAAGAGCGTCCAGTTGTCGGTCAGCTGGTGAATGAAGTAAGGGAAGCGCTGGAGGCAGCGTTCTTTGGCAAACAAAAAGCTTTTGAAGAAGCCGCTCTCTTTGCCAAGCTTTCTTCTCAAACGATCGATGTGACACTGCCAGGACGTCCAGTTCCAGCAGGCACCATGCACCCGCTTTCTCGGATCATTGAAGAGATCGAAGACATTTTCATCGGGCTGGGTTTTGAGGTGGCAGAAGGTCCCGAGGTTGAAATGGACCACTTCAACTTCGAGATGCTGAACCTGCCGAAAGATCATCCGGCGCGCGATATGCAAGATACGTTCTACGTCACAGAAGAGCTACTGCTCCGTACGCAGACATCTCCTGTGCAAGCACGTACGATGCTGAAAAAAGAAGGCAAGACCCCACTTAAAATGATTTGTCCGGGTAAAGTGTATCGTCGTGATGATGACGATGCGACACACTCCCACCAATTCACGCAGATCGAGGGTCTCGTGATTGATAAAAAGATTGGGATGAGTGACTTGAAAGGTACCCTCTTGACGTTTGCTCGTCAAATGTTCGGGGAAAACCAACAAATTCGTCTGCGCCCAAGCTTCTTCCCGTTCACGGAGCCTTCCGTAGAAGTAGACCTGCAATGCTTCAACTGCGGTGGTCACGGTTGCCGTGTATGTAAGCAAACAGGCTGGATCGAGATTTTGGGTGCTGGTATGGTACACCCGCGCGTACTGGAAATGGCTGGCTACAACCCTGAGGAAGTCAGCGGCTTTGCATTCGGTATGGGTGTGGAACGAATTGCAATGCTCAAATACGCGGTGGAAGACATCCGCCATTTTTATACCAACGACGTTCGTTTTCTGCGTCAGTTCAATCGAGGCTAG
- a CDS encoding DUF2225 domain-containing protein → MIDNVSALYDKTINCRHCQATFSTKRIRSGTLTMLHRDSDFYTIFKEQSLNPIIYTVNVCPECGFAFTDQFRNTLAPWQKQIVDEQISSKWKPKDFGKVRHVPEAIVSYKLAIYAAEITDQPHSVKAGLYLRLAWLYRFEKIVAEEMRFIDMAVEEYEQSYIHSDYTRGDKEMTEVRLLYLIGELYRRLEKFDLAIKYFGKALAFRNHTIESGIIRMAQDQWQLAREEYKEKKSEQKIG, encoded by the coding sequence ATGATAGACAATGTTTCCGCCCTTTACGATAAGACAATCAACTGCCGTCATTGCCAAGCGACCTTTTCGACCAAACGGATCAGAAGCGGCACGTTGACGATGCTTCATCGCGACAGCGATTTTTATACCATTTTTAAAGAGCAATCTTTAAATCCCATTATATATACCGTCAATGTCTGCCCTGAATGCGGCTTTGCTTTTACGGATCAATTCCGGAACACGCTCGCCCCCTGGCAAAAGCAGATTGTGGATGAACAAATCTCCTCGAAATGGAAGCCAAAAGATTTTGGCAAGGTCCGACATGTACCAGAAGCCATTGTCAGCTACAAGCTGGCCATTTACGCTGCTGAAATAACAGATCAGCCCCATTCCGTAAAAGCGGGTCTGTATTTGCGCCTTGCATGGCTTTATCGATTCGAGAAAATTGTCGCGGAAGAAATGCGCTTTATCGATATGGCCGTGGAAGAATATGAACAATCGTATATTCATTCTGACTATACACGCGGCGACAAAGAAATGACCGAAGTCCGCTTGCTATACTTGATTGGTGAGCTCTATCGCAGGCTCGAAAAGTTTGACTTAGCCATCAAGTATTTCGGCAAGGCACTGGCTTTTCGCAACCACACCATTGAGAGCGGCATTATCCGTATGGCGCAAGATCAATGGCAACTCGCGCGTGAAGAGTATAAAGAGAAAAAGAGCGAGCAAAAGATCGGCTAG
- a CDS encoding TrmH family RNA methyltransferase, whose translation MTNEIITSVQNPLVKRLHQLLSRKGREEQQRFLVEGAHLVEEALKSGAEVVTVIYDQQRDMDPACQRALAHHPEAVQVIAASEAVLAKLSETKSPQGIVAEVKKTAADWAKWVDKKREEQGSLLLLFLDEIQDPGNLGTILRTAEAAAVDGVVLGSGSVDIYNGKVVRATMGALFRIPVFTQSLVDTADEWKVKGGRVLISSLEQNSVSYDEADYAGLTALVIGNEGRGVSKEMFAKADQFVHIPLYGGAESLNAAVAAGIFVYEAQRKRKDRHV comes from the coding sequence ATGACAAATGAAATCATTACTTCGGTTCAAAACCCTCTGGTTAAGCGATTGCACCAGTTGCTGTCACGGAAAGGACGGGAAGAGCAGCAGCGTTTTCTCGTGGAAGGGGCGCATCTGGTAGAGGAGGCGTTAAAAAGCGGGGCGGAGGTAGTCACGGTTATTTACGATCAGCAGCGTGACATGGACCCTGCCTGCCAACGTGCTCTGGCTCATCATCCGGAAGCTGTTCAGGTCATTGCTGCATCAGAGGCAGTGCTGGCGAAGCTGTCCGAAACGAAGTCACCGCAAGGAATTGTGGCCGAAGTGAAAAAAACAGCAGCAGATTGGGCAAAATGGGTAGATAAAAAGAGAGAGGAACAAGGAAGCTTGTTGCTTCTCTTTTTGGACGAAATACAAGACCCGGGCAACCTCGGCACGATTTTGCGCACAGCAGAAGCGGCAGCAGTCGACGGTGTCGTACTTGGGAGTGGCAGTGTCGATATTTACAATGGAAAAGTGGTACGGGCAACAATGGGGGCACTGTTCCGCATCCCAGTCTTTACACAATCGTTAGTTGACACGGCAGATGAATGGAAGGTAAAGGGAGGGAGAGTTCTCATCTCTTCGTTGGAGCAAAACAGTGTCTCCTATGACGAGGCTGATTATGCTGGTCTGACGGCACTGGTCATCGGCAATGAAGGAAGAGGCGTCTCCAAAGAGATGTTTGCCAAAGCCGATCAATTCGTCCACATTCCGCTTTACGGCGGTGCGGAGTCACTGAATGCGGCAGTCGCGGCAGGAATTTTTGTCTATGAGGCACAACGCAAAAGAAAAGATCGGCATGTCTAG
- a CDS encoding potassium channel family protein: protein MSKQFAIIGMGRFGSSVARTLYEMDYEVMGIDENEERINENIQYVTHAVAADSTDERALKEIGIRNFDVVVVAIGVDIQASILTVLTLKDLGVKKIVAKAQNERHGQVLYKVGADRVVFPERDMGVRVAHNLISSNVLDFIELAEDYSVAEVVVSSKLVGQNLRQLDIRKKYEVNVIAIKSGDKFNIAPSPDEVIQYGDVLVVIGNNKDLREFEERA, encoded by the coding sequence ATGTCCAAGCAATTTGCCATTATCGGGATGGGACGTTTTGGTTCTAGCGTGGCGAGAACGTTGTACGAAATGGATTATGAAGTGATGGGTATAGATGAGAACGAGGAGCGTATTAACGAAAATATTCAGTATGTAACGCATGCGGTAGCAGCTGATTCTACGGATGAGCGCGCCTTGAAGGAAATCGGCATCCGCAATTTTGACGTAGTCGTCGTGGCCATTGGGGTCGATATTCAGGCGAGCATCCTGACGGTATTGACGCTGAAAGACTTGGGTGTCAAGAAGATCGTGGCAAAAGCACAGAATGAGCGTCATGGACAAGTATTGTACAAGGTGGGAGCTGACCGTGTCGTATTCCCTGAGCGTGACATGGGAGTTCGGGTCGCGCACAATCTGATCTCTTCTAACGTACTTGACTTTATCGAGCTGGCAGAGGACTACAGCGTGGCGGAGGTAGTCGTGTCGTCCAAGCTGGTCGGTCAAAACTTGCGGCAACTGGATATTCGGAAAAAATATGAGGTCAACGTGATTGCCATCAAAAGCGGAGATAAATTCAACATCGCTCCTAGCCCGGATGAAGTCATCCAATACGGCGACGTGCTTGTGGTGATCGGGAACAACAAAGACTTACGCGAATTTGAGGAGCGGGCATAG
- the sspI gene encoding small acid-soluble spore protein SspI: MNIASLNLRQAIMYKMQGSDPNAVEETISDAISSGQEKTLPGLGVLFEVLWQNSDASSRQSMITTIAEHLPEQAEKPI, translated from the coding sequence ATGAATATTGCCTCACTCAATTTACGTCAAGCGATCATGTACAAAATGCAGGGCTCAGATCCAAACGCAGTGGAAGAGACCATCAGTGATGCCATCTCGAGCGGTCAGGAGAAGACGCTCCCGGGTTTAGGCGTTTTGTTTGAAGTGCTGTGGCAAAATAGCGATGCTTCCTCACGTCAATCCATGATTACGACGATCGCGGAACACTTGCCTGAGCAAGCCGAAAAGCCGATCTAA
- a CDS encoding GerAB/ArcD/ProY family transporter produces MENQQRNFGTWQLTSIMLSSMIGVGILIIPRTATELLHQTGWLGPITSALIASVAVAAIVYLGNQFPGLTFVEYMPRIFGGAIGTLCVFLFILYQFLNAGTTVRLFGEVVVTSVLPQTPLEVIIITLLLLVMFLCCHEIEVVARINELLIPFLLFPSLLIPLVSFMNADWHNLLPFQLESWKNVMKTGFNTYTLYTGYELLMVYFAFAIPGARLGVASMTGMSFALVVYVITVVAGITVFGYEELQRLVWPTLELVKVTQRAGWFLERFESAFLAIWVASVFTTIGNMLYATIFSLRRWFHKGIRFQQITAIVIMVPLFFLTLVPQNIVELFSFTQHLTKVGFLITIIIPILLAITQFIRNQFNKGREVNNEK; encoded by the coding sequence GTGGAAAATCAGCAACGTAATTTTGGTACCTGGCAACTGACAAGCATTATGCTCAGTTCGATGATCGGGGTGGGTATCCTAATCATCCCGAGAACGGCAACCGAACTTCTTCATCAAACGGGGTGGTTGGGACCCATAACAAGTGCTTTGATAGCATCCGTGGCAGTGGCGGCAATCGTTTATTTAGGCAACCAGTTTCCTGGCCTTACCTTTGTCGAATATATGCCGAGGATTTTTGGTGGTGCCATCGGTACCCTGTGTGTGTTTCTTTTCATTCTCTATCAGTTCCTTAACGCGGGAACTACAGTCAGATTGTTTGGGGAAGTCGTCGTGACCTCTGTATTACCGCAAACGCCATTGGAAGTAATTATCATTACGTTGCTATTGTTGGTCATGTTTCTTTGTTGTCATGAGATTGAGGTTGTGGCAAGGATAAATGAGCTATTGATTCCTTTCCTCCTGTTTCCGTCTCTCTTGATTCCGCTCGTCTCCTTCATGAACGCAGACTGGCACAATTTATTGCCATTCCAATTAGAGTCATGGAAAAATGTCATGAAAACGGGGTTCAATACGTATACGCTCTATACCGGGTATGAGTTGTTAATGGTTTACTTTGCCTTCGCTATTCCTGGAGCAAGGCTAGGGGTGGCTAGCATGACAGGTATGAGCTTTGCTCTTGTCGTGTATGTGATTACAGTTGTCGCGGGCATTACTGTATTTGGCTATGAAGAATTGCAGAGGTTGGTTTGGCCTACACTAGAACTGGTCAAGGTAACGCAGAGAGCCGGCTGGTTTTTGGAGCGTTTTGAGTCCGCCTTTCTTGCGATTTGGGTTGCTTCCGTATTTACAACGATCGGGAATATGCTTTACGCGACGATTTTTTCACTGCGGCGCTGGTTTCACAAAGGCATTCGTTTTCAACAAATCACCGCGATTGTGATCATGGTGCCCCTTTTTTTCCTCACATTAGTACCGCAAAATATCGTGGAGCTGTTTTCTTTTACCCAGCATTTGACCAAAGTAGGATTTTTGATCACCATTATCATCCCTATCTTGCTGGCAATCACCCAATTCATACGCAATCAGTTCAACAAAGGTCGAGAAGTGAACAATGAAAAATGA
- a CDS encoding Ger(x)C family spore germination protein, with protein sequence MGKSLRCFALLIICTLLLSGCWDRRELEERASVLAIAIDQDEKDENLYKMTVQIPIPIKIAGSSGKGGGNNADAVKIMSVTGRTVTDASNNLQMRLNQRLFLGHTRILAVSEEIARKGIQDIMDSFRREPQIRRLMWPIVVKGKASSLLEIKPRIEPIPVVFLMGLIENGMKLGRIPDQTLGDYFNQTSNLTMEPFLNYVEARKNEVSWKGVAVFRGHKMVGILDDEQSWILLQLRNEKPGGDIVIPLPKTKNGYVSFRPHFVKKKVIIHKSSSATYHCELQGDIVELTEDLKIPPEQFILQMQALIKKEMENRAKKLLQQLQKQYNSDILKLGLILRAKHYQDYWKTHNWKEDFRHFPVRVTYTIKLRRLGMEMQ encoded by the coding sequence ATGGGTAAGTCACTTAGATGCTTCGCTTTGTTGATCATCTGTACACTCTTGCTGTCAGGGTGCTGGGACAGACGTGAATTGGAGGAACGCGCATCGGTATTGGCCATTGCGATTGATCAGGACGAAAAGGATGAAAATCTGTACAAAATGACGGTCCAAATCCCGATTCCTATCAAAATCGCGGGGAGTAGCGGGAAGGGTGGGGGAAATAATGCGGATGCCGTGAAAATCATGAGCGTGACAGGAAGAACGGTGACAGATGCATCCAACAACTTGCAAATGCGGCTAAACCAACGATTGTTTCTTGGACATACCCGTATTCTTGCCGTGAGTGAGGAAATCGCTAGAAAGGGGATCCAAGACATCATGGACAGTTTTCGTCGCGAACCGCAAATACGGCGACTGATGTGGCCGATCGTCGTGAAGGGCAAAGCGTCTAGCTTGCTGGAAATCAAACCGAGAATCGAGCCGATTCCAGTCGTCTTTTTGATGGGGCTGATCGAAAATGGCATGAAATTAGGAAGAATTCCGGATCAAACGTTGGGCGACTATTTCAATCAGACCTCTAATCTAACCATGGAGCCGTTTTTGAATTATGTAGAGGCAAGAAAAAATGAGGTGAGCTGGAAAGGGGTTGCTGTTTTTCGCGGACACAAGATGGTGGGGATATTGGATGACGAGCAGTCATGGATATTGCTTCAGCTGCGAAATGAAAAACCGGGTGGAGACATTGTGATTCCGTTGCCGAAAACCAAAAACGGATATGTGAGTTTTCGTCCGCATTTTGTAAAAAAAAAGGTGATCATTCACAAATCCTCTTCCGCTACTTATCATTGCGAGCTCCAAGGAGATATTGTCGAACTCACAGAAGACCTGAAAATTCCTCCAGAGCAATTCATCCTACAAATGCAAGCCCTTATCAAAAAAGAAATGGAGAACCGCGCAAAGAAGCTGTTGCAGCAATTACAAAAGCAGTACAATAGTGACATTTTGAAGCTGGGCCTTATACTGCGTGCGAAGCATTACCAAGACTACTGGAAAACGCACAACTGGAAGGAAGATTTCAGGCATTTTCCGGTTCGCGTTACATACACAATCAAGCTGCGTCGTCTTGGTATGGAAATGCAATAG
- a CDS encoding GerAB/ArcD/ProY family transporter, with the protein MNRREGHGWQQTLSMWQQICLITSTLIGVGVLTLPRTTSSKLFEAGWIAPLIGSAGAYVSLWLIVKLSRRYPGETFIEYSHKVWGSVRRPWVGKVFSLPWICVYLVYLYFSTAIISRVFGEVVVTSVLLQTPLEVVIITMFLLILFLCMHEVEVVARVNELLFPFIILPLLFIAIASFQKAEFGNLLPINHVSFRSMVEGIYEGIYSYSGFEIMFIFFAYAQQNTNRELAGFYSLLIAALLYMLIVVAGISVFGYEELQKLTWPTLELVKTTQVPGLILERLESAFLAVWVSAVFTTVANAYYVVVYSLRQLFRKGIRFQRTVASVLLVPLFFLSLIPQNTTEVFKLASLLGLSSLVINLLFPVVYWVAILIRDMVTRREGRNIDG; encoded by the coding sequence ATGAACAGGAGGGAGGGGCACGGCTGGCAGCAGACTCTATCGATGTGGCAGCAAATTTGTCTCATCACAAGTACCTTAATCGGTGTCGGCGTTTTGACCCTCCCTCGTACAACCAGCTCGAAATTATTTGAGGCAGGCTGGATCGCCCCTCTGATTGGCTCAGCAGGTGCGTATGTTTCCTTATGGTTAATTGTCAAATTGAGCAGGCGTTACCCGGGGGAAACCTTTATAGAATATAGTCACAAGGTATGGGGATCTGTCAGACGTCCCTGGGTGGGCAAAGTATTCAGCCTCCCTTGGATTTGTGTCTATCTGGTATACCTGTATTTTTCCACGGCAATCATTTCACGTGTATTTGGAGAAGTGGTTGTGACTTCCGTTCTTTTGCAGACTCCGTTGGAAGTTGTGATTATCACGATGTTTTTGCTGATACTATTTTTGTGCATGCACGAGGTGGAAGTAGTAGCGAGGGTGAACGAGTTGTTGTTTCCTTTTATTATCTTGCCACTCCTTTTTATCGCGATTGCGTCGTTCCAGAAAGCGGAATTTGGGAATCTCCTGCCGATTAATCATGTGTCGTTCCGTTCAATGGTAGAGGGAATCTATGAAGGAATTTATTCCTATTCCGGTTTTGAAATTATGTTCATCTTTTTCGCTTATGCACAACAAAACACGAACAGAGAATTGGCGGGCTTTTACAGTCTGTTAATTGCAGCATTGCTCTACATGTTAATTGTGGTGGCTGGCATTTCGGTATTTGGATATGAAGAGCTGCAGAAGTTGACGTGGCCGACACTTGAATTGGTCAAGACGACGCAGGTGCCTGGATTGATCTTGGAACGTTTGGAGTCCGCATTTTTGGCAGTGTGGGTTTCGGCTGTTTTTACTACGGTAGCCAACGCGTATTACGTGGTTGTTTATTCGCTGAGACAATTGTTTCGCAAGGGAATTAGGTTTCAAAGAACCGTGGCTTCTGTTCTCCTCGTCCCTTTATTCTTCCTTTCCCTCATTCCACAAAACACCACGGAAGTATTTAAGTTGGCTTCGTTGCTGGGGTTGTCTAGTTTGGTCATTAATTTGCTGTTCCCAGTCGTTTACTGGGTAGCAATCCTCATCCGCGACATGGTGACCCGACGAGAGGGGCGGAATATCGATGGGTAA
- a CDS encoding spore germination protein: protein MNQFFQAWKKRKEALQSKELDQHSNKSMESVSDVALTTNVEENIQLIQAQFGKCDDLVVRRFQTKSKAQAAIIFIDGMVDRNVISDFIIRYMTTPAITYDDPATNELDLTDKLRQIVRNILSGCAVLIIDGCQNAYLNNTRGWDRRSVEEPQTESVVRGPRDGFCETLCVNAALIRFRLKDPNLRVRHMVVGERTQTDIYIMYIEGIAYPPMVEEVFARIESKVRVDSVLESGYIEQMIQDRRWSPFPQIQNTERPDKVVANLLEGKVGILVDGTPFGLIAPAVFSQFYQSPEDYYERFYIATLIRFIRLISISIALLLPSLYIAFSSFHPEMIPSRLVIAMAAGRSTVPFPSLIEALFMELAIEILREASVRLPGPIGPTIGIVGALVVGEAAVTAGLVSPVMVIIVAVTTIGSFASPSYSAAIAIRMLRFPVMILAGMFGLYGIMLFLIVILIHLSSLKSFGVPYMSPLSPLNLNGMKDLFLRVPHHLMKTRPMMFHVQDKIRINEEDNTK, encoded by the coding sequence TTGAACCAGTTTTTTCAAGCATGGAAAAAAAGAAAAGAAGCCCTCCAGTCAAAAGAGTTGGATCAGCACTCCAACAAGAGCATGGAAAGCGTATCGGATGTTGCACTCACAACGAATGTGGAAGAAAACATCCAATTGATTCAAGCGCAGTTTGGAAAGTGTGACGATCTCGTTGTTCGGCGTTTTCAAACAAAGTCGAAGGCTCAAGCCGCTATCATTTTTATAGATGGCATGGTGGATCGCAATGTCATCAGTGATTTTATTATTCGCTATATGACGACTCCCGCTATCACCTATGATGATCCGGCGACAAATGAGCTGGATTTGACAGACAAACTAAGGCAGATCGTCCGTAATATTTTGTCTGGATGCGCGGTACTGATCATCGATGGGTGTCAAAATGCTTACTTGAATAACACGAGAGGTTGGGACAGGCGTTCAGTGGAAGAGCCTCAGACGGAATCAGTCGTACGAGGGCCACGCGATGGTTTTTGTGAGACGTTGTGCGTGAATGCAGCATTGATCCGCTTCCGCTTGAAAGACCCCAATCTCAGAGTGCGTCATATGGTTGTCGGGGAACGAACACAAACTGACATTTACATCATGTACATCGAGGGTATTGCGTATCCTCCGATGGTGGAAGAAGTGTTTGCGCGAATAGAGAGTAAGGTTCGTGTGGATTCTGTGCTGGAGAGCGGGTACATCGAACAAATGATCCAGGATCGGAGATGGTCCCCGTTCCCGCAGATTCAAAATACGGAGCGCCCTGACAAAGTAGTGGCCAATCTTTTGGAAGGGAAGGTAGGCATTCTGGTAGATGGGACTCCGTTTGGATTGATTGCTCCGGCTGTATTTTCGCAGTTTTATCAGAGTCCAGAGGATTATTACGAGCGATTTTATATCGCGACCTTGATTCGTTTCATTCGGCTTATCAGTATCAGCATCGCCTTGCTGTTGCCGTCTCTTTATATCGCTTTTAGTTCGTTTCATCCAGAGATGATCCCTTCTCGACTGGTCATTGCGATGGCGGCAGGACGATCTACCGTTCCATTCCCTTCTTTAATCGAAGCTTTGTTTATGGAGTTGGCCATTGAGATATTGAGGGAAGCAAGTGTGAGGCTGCCGGGGCCAATCGGTCCTACGATCGGGATTGTTGGAGCACTCGTGGTCGGGGAAGCAGCGGTAACGGCCGGGCTTGTCAGTCCTGTCATGGTAATCATCGTGGCTGTGACGACAATCGGCTCGTTCGCATCCCCGAGTTACAGTGCAGCAATTGCTATTCGCATGCTCCGTTTTCCGGTTATGATCCTGGCCGGGATGTTTGGTCTTTACGGTATTATGCTGTTTTTGATCGTCATCCTGATTCACTTGTCTTCACTGAAATCGTTTGGAGTCCCCTATATGAGCCCGCTAAGTCCGCTCAACCTGAATGGAATGAAGGACTTGTTCTTACGGGTACCCCATCATCTGATGAAAACAAGGCCGATGATGTTTCATGTTCAAGATAAAATCCGGATCAATGAGGAGGATAACACGAAATGA
- the kynU gene encoding kynureninase, with product MSQSSSFTKTYAQQLDAQDELASYREEFYLLPSLYLDGNSLGLMSKRAEKSVMDMMQSWKELGVEGWTTGHHPWFFFSEKLGEMSAALVGASPEEVIVTGSTTINLHQLAATFYHPVGKRTKVVATELDFPTDIYALQSQMKLHGLDPEEHLVRVASRDGRLIEEEDIIHAMTDEVALVVLPTVLYRSGQLLDIERLTAAAHERGILIGFDGCHSVGAIPHSFSKWGVDFAYWCNYKYVNAGPGSVGSLYVNRKHFGRTPGLAGWFSSKKDKQFDMDHTLDACESAGAYQIGTPHMLSLAPLLGSLEMFLEVSVEKLRTKSLGLTRFMMDLIEVELADMGFTIANPQQDDRRGGHVSLEHAEAIRICKALKEAGIIPDFRAPNIIRLAPVAFYTTYTEVWESVQIVKTIMLEKSYEKFENKREVVA from the coding sequence ATGTCTCAATCAAGCAGCTTCACGAAAACGTACGCACAGCAATTGGATGCACAGGACGAACTCGCGAGCTATCGCGAAGAGTTTTATCTGCTTCCGAGCCTGTATTTGGATGGAAACTCGCTTGGCCTCATGTCAAAAAGAGCGGAAAAGAGTGTCATGGATATGATGCAGTCTTGGAAGGAGCTGGGTGTGGAAGGCTGGACAACGGGTCATCATCCGTGGTTTTTCTTTTCGGAGAAATTGGGAGAGATGAGCGCAGCACTTGTAGGGGCAAGCCCCGAGGAAGTGATCGTCACGGGATCTACGACCATCAACCTGCATCAACTGGCAGCTACCTTCTATCATCCGGTGGGGAAGAGGACGAAGGTCGTTGCCACCGAGCTGGATTTCCCTACCGATATATACGCACTCCAGAGTCAAATGAAGCTCCATGGGCTGGACCCGGAAGAGCATTTGGTTCGGGTAGCGTCAAGAGATGGTCGTCTGATCGAGGAAGAGGATATAATCCATGCGATGACAGATGAAGTTGCCCTGGTTGTCCTCCCTACCGTCCTGTATCGCAGTGGCCAGCTGCTCGATATCGAACGGTTAACAGCAGCCGCACATGAGAGAGGCATTCTGATTGGTTTTGACGGATGTCATTCTGTAGGAGCGATCCCGCACTCCTTCAGCAAATGGGGAGTGGACTTTGCATACTGGTGCAATTACAAATACGTAAATGCAGGGCCTGGAAGCGTGGGCAGCCTATATGTCAACCGCAAGCATTTTGGCAGGACTCCTGGATTGGCGGGATGGTTCAGCTCGAAAAAGGATAAGCAATTTGACATGGACCATACGTTGGATGCATGCGAAAGTGCGGGCGCTTACCAGATTGGTACCCCACATATGCTGAGTCTCGCCCCACTGCTTGGTTCCTTGGAAATGTTTCTGGAGGTGTCCGTGGAAAAACTGCGTACCAAGTCGCTCGGCTTAACGCGGTTCATGATGGATTTGATCGAGGTGGAGCTGGCAGACATGGGCTTTACGATTGCGAACCCACAGCAGGATGATCGTCGAGGTGGGCATGTCAGCCTTGAGCACGCCGAGGCCATACGTATATGCAAAGCCTTAAAGGAAGCGGGCATTATTCCTGACTTCCGTGCCCCAAACATCATCCGGCTAGCCCCTGTTGCTTTCTATACCACTTATACAGAGGTTTGGGAAAGTGTCCAGATCGTAAAGACGATCATGCTAGAGAAGAGCTACGAGAAATTTGAGAACAAGCGCGAGGTAGTTGCTTAA
- a CDS encoding DUF1294 domain-containing protein has translation MYHQQLAAHRRNFVLVLVISWGLLLAGYFNSNVWVLAGGALLLNGYAYYLMQTDKRLAKAKGFRVPELSLLLVAFLGGGIGALEGMLLQRHKTKHMSFLILLPLFCIAQIVLVIWLTQLYLDKSLVS, from the coding sequence ATGTACCATCAACAATTAGCTGCCCACCGTCGCAATTTCGTGTTGGTGCTAGTCATAAGCTGGGGCCTCCTCTTGGCAGGATATTTCAATTCAAATGTTTGGGTACTGGCTGGGGGAGCTTTACTGCTAAATGGATATGCTTATTACCTGATGCAGACAGACAAGCGTCTGGCGAAAGCAAAAGGTTTTCGGGTTCCGGAACTGAGCCTTTTGTTGGTCGCATTTTTAGGAGGAGGGATCGGTGCGCTTGAGGGTATGCTCCTTCAACGGCATAAGACTAAGCATATGTCTTTTCTCATCCTGCTCCCGCTCTTTTGCATCGCGCAAATTGTGTTAGTCATTTGGTTGACGCAGCTATACTTGGATAAAAGTCTCGTGTCGTAG